One part of the Rutidosis leptorrhynchoides isolate AG116_Rl617_1_P2 chromosome 1, CSIRO_AGI_Rlap_v1, whole genome shotgun sequence genome encodes these proteins:
- the LOC139872742 gene encoding exportin-2-like: MVLNRVCENPKNPVFNHFLFEAVAAIVRRACERNPSLVPAFEACLLPSLQMILAKEVTEFFPYAFQLLAQLVDLNRPPVPPHYMQIFDILLTPDLWKKSANVPALVRLLQSFLQRASNELQREGRLVQVIGIFNQLVSSPSTEEQGFHILNPLIENLRYDVIAEYMNHVWASLFTRLQNSKTPRLVRCLIIFMSLFLVKHGIQTHVDSINSVQPNLFHAILSQFWIPDLKTITGNIEVKLSAVASSKLLCESQSLLDPAAEELWGKLLDAIVTLLSQPEEQRVEDESEVPDFGEATGYQAVFVRLHNAGKREEDPLKEIQDPKNYTVALLANLSLQFRGRFPPVITRDLSQANQAALLQLCNSYNLAIA, encoded by the coding sequence ATGGTTCTAAATAGGGTTTGTGAGAATCCTAAAAACCCTGTTTTTAACCATTTTCTATTTGAGGCAGTTGCTGCAATTGTGCGAAGAGCATGTGAAAGAAACCCTTCTCTTGTACCGGCTTTTGAAGCATGCCTTTTACCCAGTCTCCAAATGATACTGGCTAAAGAAGTAACAGAGTTTTTTCCATATGCCTTCCAATTGTTAGCTCAACTTGTGGATTTGAATAGACCTCCAGTTCCCCCGCACTACATGCAGATATTCGATATCTTATTAACGCCTGATTTGTGGAAGAAGAGTGCTAACGTGCCCGCCCTTGTACGTTTGCTTCAGTCGTTCCTTCAACGGGCATCAAACGAGCTACAAAGGGAAGGTCGATTAGTACAGGTTATTGGGATATTTAACCAACTTGTTTCCTCACCGAGCACAGAAGAACAAGGGTTTCATATTCTCAACCCACTTATCGAGAACCTTCGGTACGATGTCATAGCTGAATACATGAATCATGTCTGGGCTTCCCTGTTTACTCGCCTCCAAAATAGTAAAACACCAAGGCTTGTTAGATGCCTCATTATATTCATGTCGCTTTTCTTGGTCAAACACGGTATACAAACTCACGTGGACTCGATAAATTCTGTTCAGCCGAATCTGTTCCATGCGATATTGAGTCAGTTTTGGATACCTGATCTCAAGACCATTACTGGCAACATAGAGGTTAAACTGAGTGCTGTTGCATCAAGTAAACTACTGTGTGAATCACAATCACTTTTAGACCCTGCTGCAGAGGAACTTTGGGGCAAGTTACTGGATGCAATTGTTACGCTTCTTTCACAGCCCGAGGAGCAACGAGTTGAGGATGAATCCGAAGTTCCAGATTTTGGTGAGGCGACTGGTTATCAAGCTGTGTTTGTTCGTCTTCATAATGCTGGTAAACGGGAGGAGGATCCATTGAAGGAAATTCAGGATCCAAAGAACTACACAGTAGCTTTATTGGCAAATCTTTCTTTACAATTTCGTGGTAGATTCCCTCCTGTTATAACTAGAGATCTTTCTCAAGCTAATCAAGCTGCACTTCTTCAGCTCTGCAACTCCTACAATCTTGCCATAGCTTGA
- the LOC139902666 gene encoding exportin-2-like has translation MEWNPQTLQFLSQCFSDTLSTQPEPRRRAEKNLSDAADNPNYGLAVLLLVSEPAVDEQIRQCAAVNFKNHLKSRWMQSSATPIPDAEKEQIKQLIVPLMIQAQLSEALAVIGNHDFPKLWPALLPELRSSLERAINGNDFASVNGILATVNSLFKKFRYLYKSDPVLLDVKYCLDNFAAPLLSTVESISGRISAAAVSPATLRQLIGAQRLCCRIFYSLNKMDLPAFFEDNADKWMSEFMNYLTVRHPVVEDSGADGVALVDGLRAAVCDNISHYMEHEEELFQKYLSAFVKAVWSLLVVVSASPSRVRLTVTAIKFLTIVSTSVHHASFSGDEILQQITQSIVIPNVMLRDEDEELFEMNYVEFIRRDMEGSDIDTRRRIACELLKGIAGNYKVKITERVSAQISSCLALFAENPTANWKYKDCAIYLVVSLATKKAGGASVLTDLVDVESFFRSVIVPELQGQDVNAFPMLKAGALKFFTTFRVLIPKPIAMALLGDVVRFLGSDNNVVHSYAASCIEKLLLVKDNGVQARYTAQDIGPILPALMTNLFSALEKPESEENSIL, from the exons ATGGAATGGAATCCACAAACCCTACAGTTTCTCTCCCAATGTTTCTCCGATACACTTTCAACTCAACCTGAACCTCGCCGCCGTGCCGAGAAAAATCTCTCCGACGCCGCCGATAACCCTAACTACGGACTCGCCGTTCTCCTCCTTGTTTCCGAACCTGCCGTCGATGAACAGATCCGTCAATGTGCTGCCGTTAACTTCAAAAATCATCTCAAATCACGGTGGATGCAATCGTCTGCTACACCGATTCCCGATGCTGAAAAGGAACAGATTAAACAGTTGATTGTTCCATTGAT GATACAGGCACAGCTTAGCGAAGCGCTAGCCGTGATTGGAAACCATGATTTTCCTAAGTTATGGCCCGCTTTGCTTCCTGAACTTAGGTCTAGTCTTGAGAGAGCTATCAATGGTAATGATTTTGCTTCTGTTAATGGTATTCTTGCCACTGTTAACTCACTGTTTAAGAAATTTAGGTATTTGTATAAGAGTGATCCTGTTTTGCTTGATGTGAAATATTGTTTGGATAATTTTGCTGCACCATTGTTGAGTACCGTTGAGAGTATTTCGGGGAGGATAAGTGCTGCTGCGGTGAGTCCTGCAACGCTTCGTCAGTTGATTGGAGCTCAAAGGCTTTGTTGCAGAATATTCTATTCTTTGAACAAAATGGATTTGCCTGCGTTTTTTGAGGATAATGCTGATAAGTGGATGAGTGAGTTCATGAATTATCTTACTGTTAGGCATCCGGTTGTTGAAGATAGTGGTGCTGATGGTGTTGCGCTTGTTGATGGGCTGCGTGCAGCTGTTTGTGATAACATTAGTCATTACATGGAGCATGAGGAAGAGTTGTTTCAGAAGTATTTGAGTGCGTTTGTGAAAGCTGTTTGGAGTCTTCTCGTAGTTGTTTCTGCGTCTCCAAGTCGTGTACGATTGACTGTGACTGCTATCAAGTTTTTGACTATTGTCAGTACGAGTGTTCACCATGCGTCGTTTTCCGGGGATGAGATATTGCAGCAGATTACGCAGAGTATTGTAATTCCTAATGTAATGTTAAGGGATGAGGATGAGGAGCTGTTTGAAATGAACTATGTTGAGTTTATAAGACGAGATATGGAAGGAAGTGATATTGATACAAGGCGAAGGATTGCATGTGAACTTCTTAAGGGCATTGCAGGAAATTACAAAGTAAAAATCACTGAAAGGGTTTCAGCACAGATTAGTAGCTGTTTGGCGTTGTTTGCTGAAAACCCCACTGCTAATTGGAAGTACAAAGATTGTGCCATTTACTTGGTTGTTTCTCTTGCGACAAAAAAGGCAGGTGGTGCTTCAGTCTTAACTGATCTTGTAGATGTTGAAAGTTTTTTCAGATCAGTTATTGTGCCAGAGTTACAAGGGCAAGATGTCAATGCGTTTCCTATGTTGAAGGCAGGTGCATTGAAGTTTTTCACTACGTTTAGGGTCCTGATTCCGAAACCAATTGCAATGGCCCTTCTAGGTGACGTGGTTCGTTTCCTTGGTTCGGATAATAATGTTGTTCATTCTTATGCTGCTAGTTGTATCGAAAAGCTTTTGCTCGTCAAGGATAACGGTGTACAAGCAAGATATACTGCACAGGACATTGGCCCGATTTTGCCAGCACTGATGACAAATCTTTTTAGTGCTTTGGAGAAACCCGAGTCTGAGGAAAATAGTATATTATGA